The Sediminicola sp. YIK13 genomic sequence AGCTCTTTTTAGATGGCCGACATGAGGCTGTAATCCCTTATCAATGGCCTTGATAACCCCCTCCCAGGTCTCCTCCTCTTCGATATCCCTATATATTCTTTTCTCAATAAAAATGCGCTCCAAAGAAGTAAAGTGCCACTGCTCCTCAAGTTCGGCAAGCTGTATTTCCAATTCCGCCTTTAATAGATCTACCGTATTATCAGTGGACCTTTTCAACATTTCAACCACTCCAATAAAAAGAGGTTTGTTGTCTTCTATAATGCAACCCAACGGTGAAATTGATGATTCACAGGCGGTAAATGCATAAAGGGCGTCAATGGTCTTATCAGGAGAAAGTCCACTTGGCAAATGCACCAAAATCTCTACATCCGCGGCAGTGTTATCCTCAATTTTTTTAATTTTTATTTTGCCTTTATCATTTGCTTTTAGGATGGAATCTATTAAACTGGAGGTATTGGTTCCGTATGGAATTTCGTTAATAACCAGTGTATTCCTGTCCAGTTGTGAAATTTTTGCCCTGACGCGAATTTTCCCTCCCCTGAGTCCTTCGTTATAATTGGTCACATCAATAATCCCTGCAGTCGGAAAATCCGGAAAGAGGGTAAAACGCTGCCCTTTTAAATGTTTGATTGAGGCGTCTATCAATTCAATAAAATTGTGTGGGAGTACTTTTGTGGAAAGTCCCACCGCAATTCCTTCGGCACCCGAGGCCAATAAAAGCGGGAATTTAACCGGAAGGTTTACAGGCTCTTTCCTCCTGCCGTCATAGGATTGCTGCCATTCTGTAATTTTTGGACTAAAAACAACTTCCAGTCCAAATTTGGAAAGCCTGGCCTCAATATATCTCGATGCCGCTGCCCCATCTCCAGTCAAAATATTACCCCAGTTACCCTGGGTATCGATCAGCAGATCCTTTTGTCCGATCTGCACCATGGCATCAGCTATACTGGCATCTCCGTGGGGATGGTACTGCATGGTATGCCCAACAACGTTTGCCACCTTGTTGTATCTACCATCATCAAGTTCCTTTAGAGCGTGCATAATCCTTCTCTGCACGGGTTTAAATCCGTCTTCGATAGCTGGCACGGCACGTTCTAAAATAACATAGGAAGCGTAATCTAAAAACCAATCTTTGTACATCCCTGTGACCTTGGTCAAGGAGTCCTGGGTGTTATCTAGGCTTTCATTAATTCCCTCATTTACTTCTTCATTCTCTTCCATTCAGAAAGATTCGTATTAATTTGGTTTATAATTAGTTGTCCTTAACAAGATCAAGTTCAACTTTAAGATTTTCTATGATAAATTTCTGGCGGTCGGGTGTATTTTTGCCCATATAGAATTCCAATAAACTCTCAATGGACAAAGCTTTATCCAACATCACGGGTTCTAAACGAATGTCGTCCCCAATGAAGTGTTGGAATTCGTCCGGGGAGATTTCCCCCAGACCTTTGAACCTTGTGATCTCTGGTTTTCCTGATAATTTTTCTATGGCGTCTTTTCGTTCTTCCTCACTATAGCAATAGATGGTTTCTTTTTTATTTCTCACCCTAAACAATGGGGTCTGCAATATATAAAGATGATTCTCCTTAATGAGCTCCGGAAAAAATTGAAGGAAAAATGTAATCAACAACAAGCGGATGTGCATTCCATCAACATCGGCATCCGTTGCAATTACTACGTTGTTATACCTGAGATCCTCCATAGATTCCTCTATATTCAAGGCAGCTTGCAATAAGTTGAATTCTTCGTTCTCGTATACAATTTTCTTGGACATGCCATAGGAATTCAATGGCTTTCCCCTAAGGCTAAATACAGCTTGCGTATTAACGTTCCTGGATTTGGTAATGGATCCGGATGCAGAATCTCCCTCTGTAATAAACAAGGTGCTCTCCAATCGTTTTTCGTTTTTCATATCCCCAAGGTGCACCCTACAATCCCTGAGTTTCTTGTTGTGCAAGCTTGCTTTTTTGGCGCGATCCTTTGCCAACTTCCGAATTCCGGAAAGTTCTTTTCGTTCGCGTTCTGCCTGCATGATCTTGCGCTGCAGTTTTTCTGCGGTATCCGGATTTTTGTGAAGGTAATTATCTAACTGCTTTCCAACAAAGTCATTGATATACGTTCTAACCGTAGGAAAATCGCCTCCCATATCTGTAGAACCTAACTTTGTTTTGGTCTGGCTT encodes the following:
- a CDS encoding DNA topoisomerase IV subunit B — its product is MENTQYTEDNIRSLDWKEHIRMRPGMYIGKLGDGSSADDGIYILLKEVLDNCIDEFVMGAGKTIDISIKDNVVSVRDYGRGIPLGKVVDVVSKMNTGGKYDSKAFKKSVGLNGVGTKAVNALSTFFKVESSRENKLKTAEFHQGNLVSEDGPVESSKRKGTKVSFIPDEVIFKKYKYRNEYVERMLKYYVYLNPGLTIIFNGEKFHSDNGLKDLLEDNNSKDDMLYPVIHLKGEDIEVALTHSKTQYSEEYHSFVNGQHTTQGGTHQSAFREALARTIRDFYGKNYEASDIRKSIISAIAIKVMEPVFESQTKTKLGSTDMGGDFPTVRTYINDFVGKQLDNYLHKNPDTAEKLQRKIMQAERERKELSGIRKLAKDRAKKASLHNKKLRDCRVHLGDMKNEKRLESTLFITEGDSASGSITKSRNVNTQAVFSLRGKPLNSYGMSKKIVYENEEFNLLQAALNIEESMEDLRYNNVVIATDADVDGMHIRLLLITFFLQFFPELIKENHLYILQTPLFRVRNKKETIYCYSEEERKDAIEKLSGKPEITRFKGLGEISPDEFQHFIGDDIRLEPVMLDKALSIESLLEFYMGKNTPDRQKFIIENLKVELDLVKDN